In Dyadobacter sp. NIV53, a single window of DNA contains:
- a CDS encoding acetylserotonin O-methyltransferase has translation MQIGMGFWASKTLLTAVKLNLFTEIGDGSLSNDELRMRLGLHTRSSADFFDTLVSLGMLNRTGNGAGCRYCNTLETRLFLVQTSPAYIGGLLEMANDRLYPFWGSLEEALRTGLPQNEVKQTGKSAFEAIYEQPAVLEQFMDGMAGAQAGNFMALANAFDFGSYNSLCDIGGANGLLSVCVARLHPYIQCLSVDMPPVAPIAVQHIARQGLSRQIEAGTLDFMSEPFPGAEVITMGNILHDWNLDVKKMLIRKAFVALPENGVLIVVENIIDDNRRENTFGLLMSLNMLIETEGGFDYTHADFNEWAIEAGFQSTVKLALTGPSSALIAYK, from the coding sequence ATGCAGATCGGCATGGGCTTCTGGGCATCCAAAACCCTGCTCACTGCTGTAAAACTCAACTTGTTCACCGAAATCGGAGACGGATCACTGAGCAATGATGAGCTTCGTATGAGGCTTGGTCTTCATACACGAAGCAGCGCCGATTTTTTTGATACACTTGTCTCGCTGGGCATGCTGAACCGTACTGGAAACGGAGCCGGATGCAGGTACTGTAACACGCTGGAAACCAGACTTTTTCTGGTTCAAACTTCGCCAGCCTATATAGGTGGGCTCCTTGAAATGGCAAACGACCGTCTTTATCCTTTCTGGGGTAGCCTTGAAGAAGCCCTCCGCACAGGCCTGCCTCAAAACGAGGTGAAACAGACCGGCAAGTCTGCATTTGAGGCCATCTATGAGCAACCGGCTGTTTTGGAGCAGTTTATGGACGGCATGGCAGGTGCGCAGGCAGGCAACTTTATGGCACTTGCCAATGCTTTCGATTTTGGCAGCTACAATTCGCTCTGCGATATCGGTGGCGCCAACGGCTTGTTGTCAGTATGCGTAGCACGCCTCCATCCTTACATTCAATGTTTGTCGGTTGATATGCCGCCGGTGGCACCGATTGCGGTACAGCATATAGCGCGGCAGGGCCTTTCACGGCAGATAGAAGCCGGTACATTGGATTTTATGTCAGAACCTTTTCCAGGTGCAGAGGTGATTACAATGGGAAACATCCTTCACGACTGGAACCTGGACGTCAAAAAGATGCTAATCCGCAAAGCCTTCGTGGCACTACCGGAAAACGGTGTGCTGATTGTGGTTGAAAATATCATTGACGATAACCGCCGGGAGAATACGTTTGGGTTGCTGATGTCTTTGAATATGCTGATCGAAACGGAAGGTGGTTTTGACTACACCCATGCCGACTTCAACGAATGGGCCATCGAAGCAGGTTTTCAGTCCACTGTGAAACTTGCCTTAACGGGCCCAAGCAGCGCTTTAATTGCATATAAATAA
- a CDS encoding sensor histidine kinase, translating into MKFITYSRYDKLLQAIVLPIVIAGFNWILIGDPYLKNLSTFWIATFLTLFFSFGNWLANNFISIKLDQKYPGLSTYMRRAFWRYGSCALSSCLIYTALFTVYTLIGLPNFEPDLSRLALALLFISLLVLVVVFVYEGIHNFARWEQSRQEVEALSKAQLQAQLDALRQQVNPHFLFNSLNSLISLISEDPRQAENFAEELSSVYRYLLRSNESPLTTLSSELEFIRSYFELLKTRHGASLKVEIDIDPVQESLKLPPLTLQLLIENAVKHNIILPEQPLTIWLATDEKHRLVVSNNLQRKTSRILSNGVGLSNILTKYQVLGQAAPTVEDDGMYFRVKLPLL; encoded by the coding sequence ATGAAGTTCATCACCTATTCACGTTACGATAAGCTCCTGCAAGCCATTGTTCTGCCCATAGTTATAGCGGGCTTCAACTGGATTCTGATTGGTGATCCATATCTCAAAAACTTATCTACCTTCTGGATCGCGACTTTTCTGACACTTTTCTTTTCATTTGGCAACTGGCTGGCCAACAACTTTATATCAATAAAGCTTGACCAGAAATATCCTGGCCTGTCCACCTACATGCGCAGGGCCTTCTGGCGCTATGGAAGCTGCGCATTAAGCTCCTGTCTGATTTATACGGCACTTTTCACTGTGTACACGCTGATCGGGTTGCCCAATTTCGAGCCTGATTTATCCAGGCTGGCCCTGGCTTTGCTGTTTATTTCACTGCTTGTTCTGGTCGTAGTTTTTGTTTACGAAGGCATTCACAATTTCGCCCGTTGGGAGCAATCCCGCCAGGAAGTTGAAGCACTCAGCAAGGCCCAGCTTCAGGCACAACTGGATGCGCTGCGCCAGCAGGTCAACCCTCATTTTCTTTTCAACAGCCTTAATTCCCTGATCTCATTAATCTCGGAAGATCCCCGGCAAGCCGAAAATTTTGCCGAAGAATTGAGTTCCGTTTATCGTTACCTGCTTCGGAGCAATGAATCGCCTTTGACTACACTTTCCAGTGAACTTGAATTCATCCGCTCGTATTTTGAGCTTCTTAAAACACGTCACGGGGCTTCATTAAAAGTAGAAATTGATATTGACCCCGTACAGGAATCATTGAAGCTTCCTCCTCTCACACTGCAATTATTGATTGAAAATGCTGTAAAACACAACATAATCCTTCCTGAACAGCCACTTACAATCTGGCTGGCGACTGATGAAAAACACCGTCTGGTTGTTAGTAATAATCTTCAGCGCAAGACGAGCAGAATACTTTCAAACGGCGTTGGACTGAGCAATATACTGACCAAATATCAGGTCCTTGGACAAGCTGCCCCTACCGTCGAAGACGATGGCATGTACTTCCGTGTGAAGCTGCCGTTATTATAG